The nucleotide sequence ttatttctatgttaagaaaagttttaacCTGGTTTTTCATCTTgtttgaggtggactgggtagtcacctcaccgtgttccactgggtttgtggcaccggtgagggagacaaaagtgaatgatgccatttgggcaactaaagagagggattttgaaccccaaaagatatcctatgactccttgggcataggaaatgaatcactaccaacaagaaaaagtttggctgtgataaagaacatgattgaacctgcaattgtaggctaaatcccagagtgtgacacggtcactgagtacctcgatagaataaagagtcagttcactggctcttcaaagacatatgctactcagctgaagtggtggcataagagagctcacgatgcgttgtcgaaattatggcactatcgttcaggccatatttcgagggggagaatagaaagacaagttaagaatgatgttcttcctccattagagctctcagattaagaataatgcagagaatgcataaaagaaaagtatgtaaagaaagatgctaaatgaagcgtaggaattttatagattattcacacagacatctgtggtcagtttcctgtaaagagtgtggatggttatgatccattcacagatgattactcccatcatgactatatttatccaatcaaaaaaagaaaagatgtattggataaatttaagatattgaATATTAAAgacagtcaggtctgaccgtggaggagtactacggtcagcataccctaaaagaatggcatagtagcccagtattctacaccgggcaaacctcagcagaatagagtagctaaaagaatcaatcgtaccttgatggatatggtgggcagtatgataagttactccaccttacaatTGAGCCTGTGAATGGAGGCGTTGAAAatggccattcatattctcaataaagtaccagaaaagtcggtgcccaaaacgccgtatgagttgtggacagaaaatgtaccctcactaaaccacttgcgtgtgtgtgggggagccctgctgaggctaaagtatttaacccaaacattgagaagttatatcctaaaacagtaagttgtcatttatttggctacacagaaaagtcataaggttttcgtttctactgtccagagagatatacaaagtttgtggaaacgagacatgctgtcttcctagaggacgaattgatgaaggggagcatggtagctcgagaaattgaccttgaagtgaagcgggtgtaagcgcccactccaatgattcatgagccaattttctcactacctgttgtagctgcaccgacagtgctagatactatggtgccagcacctgttgttatttcacctgtagcaacaatgaatgaaaatgaggaacctgttcttcaggattctatagaacctattgccacacatgagggggagcaacaacagcctcaaacagaagatgtgccaaaagtggaggcccctagaaggtctcaaagagttagaaaatcagctatttctgctgattatgaagtgtataacactaagtaatttcaaatggaggatgatcccacctcatttgaagaagtcatgagaagtgatcattcatcaaagtggcttgaggccatggaagatgaaatgaaatcgatgaatgtcaataaagtttgggttttggaaataattcctaaaggagtcaaaacagtaggctataaatgggtctacagaacaaaacttggctctcaaaggaatatagagaaatataaagcgcgacttatggcaaaaggctatatgcaaagagaagggattgattacaatgagactttttctccagtctcatgtaaagttttcttcagaatcataatggcattagtggtacATTACGATTgaaaattacatcagatggatgtaaagacggcatttctcaacggagacttggaggaaaatgtttacatggcataaccgaaaggttttgtcatggaaggaaaagaacgaatgggatgccgcctaaagaaatccatttatagattaaaacaagcttcaagacagtagtacttgaagtttgatcagacaataaagaattttgggttttaaaagagaatgtagaggacaattgtgtctatgcaaagtttaagaatgggaagtttatcttccttgtcctgtatgtagatgatatcttacttgttagtagtgatgtcagtctactactagagacaaagaaatTTAATATAAAAGATCTTggcgaagcctcgttcgttctagggatcgagattcaccaagataaaagaaaagggtataaggactgtcacaaaaggcatacatggaaaagatcttaaagaaattcagtatgcacaaatgtagttcctcacctgctcctatagtcaagggcgacagatatggggattttcaatgccccaggaaccaatatgagctcaatcgacaaagtgaaagtggttccatatgcttcagctgtcggaagcttgcaacatgctcaagtatgtacgcgccctgactttgcatttgttaccgggttttacttggcagattccagaagaATTCTGGAATGGAACACTaaaattgataaagaaagtcttgcgttttttgcaaggaacgaaaggcctcatgatgacatttagaagatctgattcactccacatggtgggatattcagattctgattatgcgagagtgaatgcatatccagacgtggattttctatcatctcgcaaaggagagctatttcatggaaaagctcaaaacaaactgtcactacatcgtccacaatgtatgacggtttgtagcgtgctatgaggcaacgggcaggtgaactaactaacgaagttcatacccggtttgaaggtggttgacgacatctatagaccactaaagtaatactgcgattataatctggcagtacaggatgctcacaacataagtcaagtggtgctgccaaacacattgacatagagtattatgttgtgaaagattaagtccgggatcaagtcataagtcttgagcatataagaacagaaaggatgctcgcggatccgcttacaaaaggcttaccacccaacatgttcagaggacatggtgttcagagaacatgtagctagcttgggtttaagggaaagcctaaaatattcctggacaaaagaaggcccaaagataagtatctatttcagaacagagtagtgagttgtagctgttaagtctatcggcaatggaccgtgacgatgagacatgctctatgagctaatctgtaatggaatgaacaaaagcaaatgatatgaaagtgaaagatggaatgagatcaagggggagaatgttagttgatctccaccaataggcccaatggcctattgggccctatctctgctccctgatcgggggagcccaaccctaactcggttggagggcccctgtcgcacggcacacataaaaggaatgtggggttgagggctcggactacgaggttgaccggagccgccacacccaccgaaagagaaaccctaatccgatcctaaagcgtgctgccagcgacgggatggccCACCGACTCCGCCGTCTCCCCTGCAGGTCACCGCCGGCGCTACTGGACTTCTCGCCGGCGCTGGACGTCTTCTACACCGCGGCACCGGCTGCGGTGTATCTACCAAAAGGGCGAGGAGCCTACCCTGATGCTACGGGTTACACAGAGGTACGAATCTACGTTTTAACACGGTCCTCAAATAATGAATTGTCCTAAACCAAAATGTTTTAAGTTTGTCGTGATTATTTATATAGAAAAGTACTAATATCTACCGTGTCAAAGAGGTAAATTACAGGAACATATATCGTAATGTATATAACGATATTAATTTGGTGTCAACAATACTATTGTTTTCTGTAAACTTTATCAAACTTAGCGCAGTTTAACTTATAACAAATCAAAACCCTAGACCACATCTGGATAATGTCGACATTGGAGGGTATGGAATTGAATTGGGTTCAATACCATACCAGCCATGACATTGGAATAGGCCACGGTTCAAATTATGTTGTTTCGATGACCATTAAATTAGCTTTTGGGATCATAGGAAGCGCTCCAATTCGATTTCTATTTGGGTGAACAAAAGCATGGAATTGAAGTTTGCTCACATGTGCGACACTTTTCACATGAACTTTGTCTCCATCGCTTGTCGTGCGGTGATGAAGAATAGAAGGAAGCAACAAACACAgggaagaagagaagagaagagaagagaagagaagagggcAACGGCTGCAAGGAAGAGGAAAAAAGGCGCCGACTGCAAGAAAGAAGAGGAAAGAAAGGAGGGGCGAATGCAAGGAAAACTAGAGCACATCAGGACATAACCCACTCAGCCATACCCTTTCAACAATATCGTTTGCACTAAGTTTGACGGCATGTTTGTCTTCTTCAACAATAGCAGCCATCAAACATAGTTATTTGAGGTCAGTGAAGCCACATGGAGCAAGGGGGTAGGAGCCTAGTTTCGTATCCACTTGACTCCACCTCCGTAGCCAAATACCAATTCTGAATTatgattaatatatatatatatatatatatatatatatatatataagatgtCATATTTCTTTACACACATACCATACTTTCCTAATTGAACGTTGGAATGATCCAACACATTTTCATTCGTAGTTTCGTCCAAACAACTTAATTTCAATGTCTTTCCTTTTGTCAAAGTACAGTCATAGAACAGAACGTGATGCGATGAGATATAATACAATAGAAACAAGGATAGCCAACATGTTACCTATTCCCCAAGCAAGCCTTGTTTGGACGATTCTTTAATGCAATAGAAGCAAGCCTTTTAATTCAGTTCTTTATTCTTACACTAAAGAATAAATCAAATCTCTCCGAGTAGGATTCGAACCAATGACCACTCAGTGAACAACCGACCACTCTAGGAACAAGAGGAGATTCGACCGTCTAGATCAAGTTCAACTCCCGCTCTCAACCTGTGAACATTACGAGTCCGAAGCTTCTTTTGTAAACGAATTGGCAGGCACGGAAAGGATCCAACACATTATTAAGTAGTAGCGTAAGAACAATTTCTTGTGCTAATCTCATAAACCAAGAACATATGTGGCTGTCCTGTGTGAGAATAGCCCGTGCATACGACCATGGCAACAGCTATCGTGAATGTTCACGTTCTCCAACAGGGAAAAGGCACAGGTGCATCTGGACTGCACTTTCCCTGGATGCATGAATGTTCATAAGATCACTGCTGGCTCTCGCTGCAGCTGACATGACGAGTGATCGTAATAAGTTAAATAAATGCATAGCCGACAACAAGATAACCTGCGCGCTTCCATAAACAATGCATAGATTGTGGAAATTTTGAAGCCCGGGCGGGAGGGACGAAAGAAAATTCCGAGTACGTACCGACATGCGCGATCACGTAGGAGACCGGCGCCACCCCGACCGTGAGACAGGGTCACAGGGGCGTTGTTGCCGGCAAAGGCACCAGGAACCATCAGAACTCGAGAGAACGACCGAGAGTAGATAGATAAGCATAGCATGATGCATCAGCAGAAACCAAACCCAGAGAGGAGATATATCCTAATACACTCTATTGCGAGATGGCCGTACGACCAATCTGGTCTCCGGGCCTGCCTTTAAAATAATCCCGAGTTGGATTAATGGATTGGTTTCTGCATGCTGTGCTGTCGATCGCGCTGACATGGCAATTGACATGACCCTGCTGCAGGCTTGCTGCAGGAGCTGCTAGCTGTACTACAGTATATACTAGGATATCTGTCTCACCAATTATACGGCTGTGCATATACAGTACTCTATTCTGGGATTGATTACAGCAGGGACACAACTGCACGCGATGCGTCCGTGTATGCTGTATGCATGATCTTTGTGAGGTAGGAATATCCGCTGGACACTAGCCGGTGGCACCAGGGAAAAGGGCGTGATCATAGTAAAATCGTGGAGATTCAATTCAATTCAATTCAATATGCAAAAGAAAACAAATGTTCTGGTCTTCTGGAACGTGGCAATATACCATATTTGTTTCCAttatttttttttgaataaaAATAAAAGGACGTGTGCCGACTGTTTCGTTCGCGGAGCAAGAAGCGCCGCCGTATTGCGCGCACAGGCAGAAAAACGTGGAACCGGGCGTGTTGCCCacacggcacgggcacgggcgtCCGTGCCCCGCGCCTTGGCGCCTCGCGTCCCCGCCCGTGGCGGCAGGCGCGCTGCGTTCCCCGCACGGCCGGCACGCTGGCAACCCCGTCTCATCCCATCCGGCCCCGGCACAAGGCGAGCTCCATTTGGCGCCCCCGCGGTCGCGGAGACCGGAGTGTAATAAACTTTTTTTTTATGCGCCCGTCCGTCTCACGCTGGCCGGACGGACCCGGCCCGTGAGGGCTGTCACGTCGTCGCCTTCGCGAAGCCTGGGCCATTCATCCGATAGCAACGGCACGGCACGATGCTGCCGCACGGTAAACAAACCGCGCGCCCGGCCCCATCCCCGGGCCCTATTAAAGGACGAGCATCTCGCTGCGCTGCCATATCGCCGTCCCGTTCCCGCTGCCCGCTTGTCATTGTCACTAGTCTTGGAGTGTTGTGTTGCGCGACCTGTGGCTTGGAGTCACTCGACCCGTCGAGCTTGCACCGCCGTTGAAGCGCAGCGCAGGGCAGGGCCCGTTCAGAGCATGGCGAGGAGCACCACCACCGTGGAGGACCTTCCCGCCGACGTGCTGGCCTGCGCGCTGCGCCGCCTCGACGGGCCTTCCCTGGCCGCCGCCAGCTGCGCGACCGCGGGCCTCCGAGCGCTCGCCGCGGACCCGGAGACGTGGCGCGCGCTCTGCCTCGCGCGCTGGCCGTCGCTGGCCGCGCGCccagacctcctcctctcctcctcctccgccgccgtctCTCCGCAGCGCCTCTTCGCCGACGCCTTCCCGTTCCCGTGCGATGCCTCCTCGGCTGAGCACCTCCCCGTCCCCAGCGAGCTCGTCTCCGCCGTGGACGTCTACCACCGCGGGGAGCCGCTGCTCTCCCGCGTCGTGGAGACCTCCACGTCGTCCTCGTGGTTCCTCACCTCGCCGTTCTGCGTCGACGCCGTGGAGTGCAAGAGCGGCCCCACCGGTGCCGTGCCCATCatcggccgcgccgccgccgccgccgtgcctgcCCCGGCGGAGCTGGAGCTCAGCTGGGTCGCGATCGACCCCGCCAACGGCCGCGCCGTGAACGTGTCCAGCCGCCGCCCCGTCGCCGTGGACAGGCACTGGTACACGGGCGACACGCTGGTGCGCTACGCGGTCGTGCTCGGCGGCTGCAAGTTCGAGGCCACCGTCACCTGCTCCCACGAGACGGGGCACGTCCGGGAGATCAGCCTTACCGTCGAGGACGCCGATGGCGCCGCGGTCAGCGGCGAAGGCGCCCTGCGGCTgctcgcggcggccatggcggggccgAGGAAGGGTGGGGCGGAGCAAGAGGAGGCGGCCAAGCGGAGGTACGAGGACTTCGTGAGGAGCAAGCGGGGCAGGAAGGAGTCCAAGGCCAGGAAGGAGGTGCTCGTCGATCTCTGCTGCTCCGCCGTCAGTGCCGTTGCCGTTCTTAGCTTCATCGCCACCGTCGTGCTCCGGTAGAGCTACAGCTACTGTTCTGGCGATGCATCTCATCCTCAACGTTATTTAGGAGTTCGTAGCAAATATAtaaaagaagactacaggggaaTGCACTAAAAAGCCAACAGATTCTCATTTCTGGAAAGGTCTGACGAATGTTAAAGATTTCTTCATGAGCTTTGGTTCATTCAAAGTGAAAGACGGGTCATAGACTCGTTTTTGGATGGACACTTGGTTGGGAAATCAACCATTGAAGGATAGATT is from Miscanthus floridulus cultivar M001 chromosome 7, ASM1932011v1, whole genome shotgun sequence and encodes:
- the LOC136463424 gene encoding probable F-box protein At2g36090 — its product is MARSTTTVEDLPADVLACALRRLDGPSLAAASCATAGLRALAADPETWRALCLARWPSLAARPDLLLSSSSAAVSPQRLFADAFPFPCDASSAEHLPVPSELVSAVDVYHRGEPLLSRVVETSTSSSWFLTSPFCVDAVECKSGPTGAVPIIGRAAAAAVPAPAELELSWVAIDPANGRAVNVSSRRPVAVDRHWYTGDTLVRYAVVLGGCKFEATVTCSHETGHVREISLTVEDADGAAVSGEGALRLLAAAMAGPRKGGAEQEEAAKRRYEDFVRSKRGRKESKARKEVLVDLCCSAVSAVAVLSFIATVVLRYSSEEPIGYGNGQDCSGVMIYGTS